In Nostoc edaphicum CCNP1411, the sequence AGTGATAAAACTGAGAGGATTGTTGATTTCATGGGCGACACCAGCAATTAATTCTCCTAGTGTTGAGAGTTTCTCTTGCTGCACTAGTTGGACTTGGATTTGTTGCAAAGCAGCGGTGCGATCGCTCACTTGTTTTTCTAAAGATTCAGTCAGTTGTTTGACTTGTAAATGCACACGCACTCTTGCAATAACTTCCTCTTGGGCAAAGGGTTTGGGGATATAGTCTACTGCACCAAGAGAAAATCCCTTGGTTTTGCTCTCCGTATCTGCTAAGGCTGTGGTGAAAATAATGGGAATGTTTTGAGTAACAGGATTGGCTTTGAGGCGGCGACAGGTTTCAAATCCATCAATCCCAGGCATTTGTACATCCAGCAAAATTAACTCTGGTCGATTACGTTCTGCAAGAGCGATCGCAGTTTCTCCATCCACTGCAACACGAAAACGAAACCCCTCAATACTGAGCGCTTCGCACAGGACAGATAAATTTGTCGGATTATCATCCACAATCAAAAGAAATCCAGTATTTGAGGTCTTGAGCATGATGGATTAAAAAGCGAAATTTGATTCTAATTAATTAATATGTTGTTGAATGAAACTTTCCAAACGTTTAAGTTGGAAATTACTAGCAAGCTGGATGATTTGCTCAGTAAAAGCACTAAGTTGCTCATCAGATGCAGAAAGTTGTTGAACTGATTCTAAAAGTAGTTGAATATCGCCGTCTTGTGCTAGTTCGAGTAACTGTTGTAAAATCTCATTACTAGGAGAAATCATCTTCTCTAGCTGATCGATACCACCTGCATCAGTTTTTTTGATTATGTCTGCTTTGCCATCAAAAATCCATTGCAGTTGTAAAAGTTTTCGTAATAATTCCAGCAGGGCTTCAGCTTCTATAGGCTTTGGTAGAAATATATTTGCACCAGCATCAACACTCTTATACTGATCGGCTGCAAATACACTAGCTGACGAAGCAATAACAGCAATCTTTTTAAATTGGTTAGACCAACGTAAACGTTTGATGAACTTAAATCCATCGCTTACAGGCATAACTAGGTCAGTGATAATCAAGTCTGGTTTATGAGCTATAGCTTGTTCCCATCCTTCCTGACCATGACTAGCTTCTACAACCCTAAACCCAACTGGCTCTAGTAAATTTACAATTACCGAACGGTTTTCCCATTTGTCATCCACAATCAAAATCGTGCGTTTTTGTCCTTGATAACCAATAATAGTTCCCTGCTCTATCACTCTGGAAACCTTTGCCCAATCTTTAGATTCTGGCAATTGCACCTCAAACCAGAAAGTGCTACCTTTGCCAAGTTCACTCTGCACCTGAATTTGACCACCCATCAGTAAAATAATTTGTTGGCTGATGGCTAATCCTAAGCCAGTACCTTCACTTTGTCGTTTCTGATTTCCCACTTGCTCAAAGGGCTGGAAGATTTTCTGAGTTTGCTCAGGGGTTATACCCGCGCCGGTATCTGCTATCTCAAAACGAATTTTGTAGTTTGTTATCTTTCCATCGGCGTCTAATTCTTGACTAATAACCTTAGCCTGGAAGCTAACGCTACCTTCATGAGTAAATTTAATAGCATTACTCAGCAAGTTAATCAATACTTGTCGCAAGCGTTTTTCATCAGCATAAACGCCTGTTGGCAAATCAGGATCTAAGTTGACATGAAATGCAATGACTTTTTGTTCCGCCTGGATACGGCAAATTTCAACCACACTATCTATAAAAGCAGGAAAGTAGAAACCAACACGATTCAATTCCAGTTTCCGGGCTTCAATTTTGGAGAGATCCAGGACATCATTAATCAAGGTTAATAGATGAGAGCCACATTGGTAAATAATGCTGACTCCTTTGCGTCCTTTCTCGCTTAAAGATTCTGTGCGTTGGAGAATTTGTGTATAACCCAAAATGCCATTAAGAGGTGTACGTAATTCATGGCTCATATTGGCAAGAAATTCACTTTTTGCTTGGCTAGCATTTTGAGCAACTTCCTCAGCTTTACGCAGTTCTTGCTCTATACGCTTGCGCTGCACAATTTCACTTGTGAGCACTCGATTAATTGCTTCTAACTGGGCAGGGCTAGGCAATGTTAGAGCTTGAGGCATGAGATAAAATAAGGCAAAAGCTGTATATATTGAAATAATCGCAGTTAAAGCTTTGAGACTACCTGCAACCCAGTAATCTGGATGCCAAAGCGTCCAAATGTCTATCAAGTGTCCAGTTCCGCAAGCAATGATAAAAGCACCAAATAATACAAAGACTCCATTAAAAGGAACGTCTTGGCGTTTGGAAATAAAATAGATCAGTAGGAAGGGAATAGAATAATAGGCGAGTGCGATCGTGGCATCAGAAATAATGTGTAACCAAACTAGCCCCGTTTGCCAGAGATAACAATGTCCGTGGGGAATAAAACCAATTGAGTGCAAAGGATATTTTAAAAGTGTCAACATGATTTTAAAGGTTACTGGATTTGCAATATATACCTCTAATCTCAGTATTCCCAAATCATCAAGTAGTAAGCTTAGTTCTCAGCAATCTGACTAATTTACTTGCAAAATGCGCGGATGGGTAGGTGTACAAAATGAGAAGGGGCAAAAAAAGCTGCACACTCTATCTATACAAGACTTTGAGGGCAATGGTACTCTGAAAACATCCGCGCACCTTATGGGGACTGGTTTTCAGCGATTTGCATCTTATGCTATGACTATTCCCTGTGTTATGATTCATTCATTCGCGTAACTGCACCTTGAAAATCAAATACAGCAGCGCTTTCAGACGCCAGCTATTGCAATTCAACAAAATCCCTATTAGGGATTGAAACATCAAAGCAGTTGAAGATATCTCAAATTCTGCAAAATTGCAATTCAACAAAATCCCTATTAGGGATTGAAACAGCGCTTCGACTAATCCCTCTCGATCCGCCAAGGGCATATTGCAATTCAACAAAATCCCTATTAGGGATTGAAACACAAGAAGAAAATCGGATACTGAAAGCAGCCCAATTGCAATTCAACAAAATCCCTATTAGGGATTGAAACGCCTCTCCTATTGCTGGAGGAGCCGCGATCACCCTGAATTGCAATTCAACAAAATCCCTATTAGGGATTGAAACTGTGCATTCCAGTTTGTTGAACAGGTCGATAAGAATTGCAATTCAACAAAATCCCTATTAGGGATTGAAACAGGTTACTCTGAAGCCGTTGAAAATCAACTTCAATATTGCAATTCAACAAAATCCCTATTAGGGATTGAAACTCAAGTCGATCAAGAGACAAAAGACCTATTTTTAGAATTGCAATTCAACAAAATCCCTATTAGGGATTGAAACATCCAACAATACCGAAAATACCAATATTTATATTGCAATTGCAATTCAACAAAATCCCTATTAGGGATTGAAACCCTAAATTGGCATAGGAACCATTGAAAGTGGTAAAATTGCAATTCAACAAAATCCCTATTAGGGATTGAAACATTCGCGGAGCAGGGCTTAATGCTGATACTTGCGGAGCGCTAATTGCAATTCAACAAAATCCCTATTAGGGATTGAAACGCAGGTTCTACTATTGGTTTAATTGGTGCTGGCGATTGCAATTCAACAAAATCCCTATTAGGGATTGAAACGGCAACATCCCCACTGGATTATCAGGAATCTGGATTGCAATTCAACAAAATCCCTATTAGGGATTGAAACTGAGCTTACTCGTTATCCCGTAGATTCTTTGAAATTGCAATTCAACAAAATCCCTATTAGGGATTGAAACAAGAAATCGACGGGAGTTCCAAATATTTGAGTGAATTGCAATTCAACAAAATCCCTATTAGGGATTGAAACTCAGGAGTAGCTTTCTCTATGTGATTCATATTGTCATTGCAATTCAACAAAATCCCTATTAGGGATTGAAACAAACCATAGCTCTAAACCGGAGATGGGGGTATCTATTGCAATTCAACAAAATCCCTATTAGGGATTGAAACGGGTTTGACTGGGTGCTTGATGCTTACTCCCCATATTGCAATTCAACAAAATCCCTATTAGGGATTGAAACAGGGCGCTTGTATGGCTATTGCTAGAGTTAAGCATTATTGCAATTCAACAAAATCCCTATTAGGGATTGAAACAACCCCGGACAACGTAGGAACCCAATCGAGCGAATATTGCAATTCAACAAAATCCCTATTAGGGATTGAAACCATATTGTGGAATAGGGCAAGTAGTGCTAACAACATATTGCAATTCAACAAAATCCCTATTAGGGATTGAAACTTGTAAATGTTAAGGTCGAAAACATCGAAAAAGAATTGCAATTCAACAAAATCCCTATTAGGGATTGAAACTCAGATAATTTAGCAGTGGCCATAAACAAGCAACATTGCAATTCAACAAAATCCCTATTAGGGATTGAAACAAAACCCGAACGATCGGCATTAATCCAGCCCTGAGATTGCAATTCAACAAAATCCCTATTAGGGATTGAAACAAGCTTGTTAAATTTGTCCAAATAAAATAAGGTAGCAGTATCTAAGCGATCGCGTCACTTTTCGGAATCACCAATATCATCCCAAGCTAATGGTAAAATCAATTTTCTAAAGCATTACCAAACTACCTTCTGCTTCTTCTTCAAGTTCATAACCATTAGCCAGTTTTTCAATTGCTTGGTCAATCATTGCCAAACCTTGATCTACTTTTTCAACTAAACTTAGCTGTCCTCGCAGTTCGGCAGCACCAACGAAACCCTTAGCATACCAAGTCATGTGCTTACGGGCTTGACGCACGCCGCGATCGCCTTTATATTCCCACAAGGCTTGTAAATGATCTCTTGCACATTCCAACCGCTGAATCGGGGTAGGTTTCGGTAATATTTCCCCAGTTTTCAGGAAATGATCAATTTCTCCCACCAAAAACGGATAACCCAAAGTTCCACGAGAACACATAACGCCATCAGCGCCAGTTTGTTCTAAACATCTCACCGCCGCTTCAACAGAAAAAATATCTCCATTCCCAATTACTGGGATAGAAAGCACTTCTTTTACACGGGTAATCCATTCCCAACGAGCATTGCCATTGTATCCTTGGGCGCGGGTGCGTCCATGTACCGTAATCATCTTTGCCCCGGCATCTTCCATTCGCTTGGCAAAGTCGAGAATAGTAATTTCGTTATCATTCCAGCCAATGCGGGTTTTTACTGTCACAGGTACATCAACAGCTTTTACCACTTCCCGCACAATTGCTTCTGCTATTTCTGGTTGGCGCAACAACGAAGAACCACCACCATTTTTAGTGATTTTATTAACTGGACAACCCATATTAATATCAACAGTATCAGCACCTTCTGCAACTGCTTTGATTGCTGCTTCTGCTAGGAAATCTGGACGACAATCAAATAGTTGAACGCTAATTGGGCGTTCGTTGGGGTCTACCTCCATGATTTTGGGTAACTGCTTGACATAATGCAATCCTGTAGCATTCACCATTTCGGTATACATCATGGAATCTGGGGCATAGCGACGCACCAGACGGCGAAACACCATATCTGTAACCCCAGATAGAGGCGACTGGAGAACCCGACTTTTTACCTCGAAGGAGCCAATTTTGAGGGGTTGGGAAAGTCTAGCTTGGAGAAT encodes:
- a CDS encoding ATP-binding protein, translating into MLTLLKYPLHSIGFIPHGHCYLWQTGLVWLHIISDATIALAYYSIPFLLIYFISKRQDVPFNGVFVLFGAFIIACGTGHLIDIWTLWHPDYWVAGSLKALTAIISIYTAFALFYLMPQALTLPSPAQLEAINRVLTSEIVQRKRIEQELRKAEEVAQNASQAKSEFLANMSHELRTPLNGILGYTQILQRTESLSEKGRKGVSIIYQCGSHLLTLINDVLDLSKIEARKLELNRVGFYFPAFIDSVVEICRIQAEQKVIAFHVNLDPDLPTGVYADEKRLRQVLINLLSNAIKFTHEGSVSFQAKVISQELDADGKITNYKIRFEIADTGAGITPEQTQKIFQPFEQVGNQKRQSEGTGLGLAISQQIILLMGGQIQVQSELGKGSTFWFEVQLPESKDWAKVSRVIEQGTIIGYQGQKRTILIVDDKWENRSVIVNLLEPVGFRVVEASHGQEGWEQAIAHKPDLIITDLVMPVSDGFKFIKRLRWSNQFKKIAVIASSASVFAADQYKSVDAGANIFLPKPIEAEALLELLRKLLQLQWIFDGKADIIKKTDAGGIDQLEKMISPSNEILQQLLELAQDGDIQLLLESVQQLSASDEQLSAFTEQIIQLASNFQLKRLESFIQQHIN
- the dusB gene encoding tRNA dihydrouridine synthase DusB, yielding MISLSPILQARLSQPLKIGSFEVKSRVLQSPLSGVTDMVFRRLVRRYAPDSMMYTEMVNATGLHYVKQLPKIMEVDPNERPISVQLFDCRPDFLAEAAIKAVAEGADTVDINMGCPVNKITKNGGGSSLLRQPEIAEAIVREVVKAVDVPVTVKTRIGWNDNEITILDFAKRMEDAGAKMITVHGRTRAQGYNGNARWEWITRVKEVLSIPVIGNGDIFSVEAAVRCLEQTGADGVMCSRGTLGYPFLVGEIDHFLKTGEILPKPTPIQRLECARDHLQALWEYKGDRGVRQARKHMTWYAKGFVGAAELRGQLSLVEKVDQGLAMIDQAIEKLANGYELEEEAEGSLVML